The following is a genomic window from Chryseobacterium sp. StRB126.
GGTTGGAAGTAGTAAATTAAATTATATTGTTAAAATGCAGTCCTTTTTTCAGGGCTGCATTTTTATATAGGTCTATGATGTGCTGATATATCAGGGTGTGCTTTGTCCATATTTTTTTTGAACCGCAAACAAAGATCCCGCCGTAGAAGAATTTTTTGTAATAAATATATTATCAAACTGTGTCTCGCTAATCGTCACATTCAATGTATTATTACTCAATACCTTTACCATATCAGGAACAGTATTAGAATGGCCAACAATAACTACAACTTTTCCTTGATTTTGTGCTAGAATGCTGTTAATAAATAATTGAGTAGCAGCAATGGTAGCGGCAGGTATATATTCTTTAATCGTAATTCCTTTGCTCGCTGCAAGTGGACTAGCTGTCTGCTTTGTACGGTTATATGGGGTTGTATAAATATTATCTATATGAACATTCTCAAGTAAACGTTTTAATTCATTGGCCCTGAGTTTACCGGCATTCGTAAGATTAGGATCAGTTCCAAAGTTTTCTTTTTCTGCATGCCGTAACAGAATACATACCGTTTCTGTACTGCTGATTTCTGAAGGAAGCGGAATTCCTAATGGATTTTCAGTACGGTTGGCTGAATTCGCAACACGATTTTCAACAGCAGCCTGTTGATTCTCCTGGCTGGAAACTCTTTCACAACCGGTGAAAAAGACTACCATAGATGCCAAACCCGAAATAATTAGTTTTTTCATAATTGTTTTACATTGTGTTTAAAAAATCTCTTAAATAATCAATAAGGAAATTTAATATAAAAAACTCATATAAAGCCAATTACGAAAAAAAATAATGATTATTTCAATGGTATATTAAGCATTTCTGTAAAATCCATAGTATGTCATTATTTATTTTGAATAGAAAGAAATTCAATTAAATTATTGAAATCATTTTGAGTGTAACCTAATGATAAATAGTAAATATCATTGGCTTTTCTATACCAGGTCAGCTGACGTTTAGCATATCTTCGACTGTTCTTTTTAATTTCAGACACAGCAAAATCAAGATCCCACTCTCCATCAAAATATTTGAATAATTCTGCATAACCAACTGTATTTAACGCAGTCAATCCTTTGAATTTCTCCAAACCTTTCACTTCATCCAAAAGACCCTTTTCCATCATGATATCAACCCTGCGATTGATTCTGTCATACAATTCTTCCCTTGGAGCTTCAATTCCGATTCTGATCACATTAAAATCTCTGGTATCCTGAGAAACAGCAATCTGTTCAGAGTATTTTCTATTCGTTTGCCAGATCACGTCAATTGCCCGTAAAAGTCTTCGATGATTGTGGATATCTACCACTTCAAAATATTCAGGATCCAGTTCCTTTAAAATTTCCTGAAGTTTTTCAACTCCTTCTTCCTCCATCATCTTCTGAAGCTTTTCCTGATTCTCAACATTGGCTTCAGGTAAATCATTCAGACCTTCAATCACCGCTTTTTCATACATCATGCTTCCACCAACGAGAATTACGGTGTCATGATTTTGGAAAAGTTCATTGAGTTTTTTCAGAGCATCTTCTTCATATTGCCCAATAGAATAATATTCTTCTACGGAAAGGTTTCCGATAAAATGATGAGGTGCTTCAGCCAATTCCTCATCAGAAGGAGCCGCTGTTCCAATTTTCATTTCCTTAAAAAACTGTCGGGAATCACAAGAAACAATTTCGGTTTTGAAATGCTTTGCCAGATCAATTGCCAGTTTTGTCTTCCCTATTCCGGTGGGTCCTACTACAGAAATCAGATTTTTCATCAGTGCACATTCATTATTTTATCTGTAAAATAGAATCTTTTACAGATTTCACTGTGCTAATTTAAATGTTTATCTTTGTAGAACAATAAAAAACTATGATTTTATCAATGACTGGCTTCGGTAGAGCCGAAGATGTTTTTGAAGGAAAAAAAATAACAATAGATATTAAATCACTGAACAGCAAGAGCTTTGATTTAAATATCAAAATTCCTTTACGTTATAAAGAAAAAGAATTTGAGATCAGAAAAATTCTTAATGATAGAATTATCCGTGGAAAAGTTGACTGCTACGTCAATATTGAAAACCTTGAAGAATCTAATGATGTAAAAATCAATAAAGGTTTAATTGATTCATACATCAATGAACTTAAAAATATTGCATCTGATGCTCCTGATTTCGAATATCTGAAAATGGCAGTAAGACTTCCGGATGCTATCACCTCAAGACCTGATGAACTTACAGAAGGCGAATGGGAAGCATTAGCAAAAATTGTTAATGCTGCAGTAGACCGTTTTGAAGAATTCAGAAAAACTGAAGGCAGCAATTTACATGAAGAGCTTAACAGAAATATTCAAAACATTGATAAATATCTGAGCGAAGTGATTCCTTTTGAAGAAGAAAGAATTGTGAGTGTGAAAGAACGTTACCAAAAGGCTCTGAAAGAATTCGAAAATGTAGATGAAACGCGTTTCTATCAGGAAATGGCTTACTTCACAGAAAAATTGGATATTTCAGAAGAAAAGGTAAGACTTACACAACATTTGAAATATTACAAAGAAGTAATGGACAACGAATCTTTCAATGGTAAAAAACTGGGCTTTATTTCTCAGGAAATCGGAAGAGAGATCAACACATTAGGTTCCAAAGCCAATCATGCCGAAATTCAGAAACTTGTAGTGAGAATGAAGGATGATTTGGAAAAAATTAAAGAACAAACGTTAAACGTATTATAGACAATAGACCTATAGACAGGAGACTATGAGATGCTGTCTCATATCTCCAATCTAAAAATCTCTAATCTAAATGGATAAAGTAATTATATTTTCAGCGCCATCTGGAAGCGGAAAAACCACATTGGTAAAGCATTCCCTGGAAACTTTCCCGGAACTGGAATTTTCAATATCATGTACTACAAGACAGCCAAGAGGAAGTGAAGTACATGCTGTGGACTATCATTTTTTATCACCTGATGAATTCCGACAGAAAATTTCAGAAAATGCCTTTGTAGAATATGAAGAAGTATACACTGATAAATATTACGGAACTTTAAAATCTGAAGTGGAAAAGATCTGGAATCAAGGAAAAGTTGTTATTTTTGATGTAGACGTAAAAGGAGGAATCTCCCTGAAAAAATACTTCGGAGAAAAGGCTTTGTCTATTTTTATAGAGCCGCCCTCCATTGAAGAACTGGAACGAAGATTGATTTTAAGAAACACGGATGATGCGGAAACCATCAAAACCCGCGTTGAAAAGGCTGAAGAAGAAATGTCTTATGCCAGCGAATTTGACAGGATCGTAATCAATTCCGATCTTGATGAAGCTAAAAAAGAAATAGAAAGTTTAATAAAAAGTTTTATCAATAATTAATGGACAGAAGATGGAGGTCAGAAGATGGAAGTGATATACTTTCGTCAAAATCTAACTTCTAATTTCTAACCTCTAACTTTTGATAATAAAAAAACATTAAGGTTGATATGAGTACCGAAACATTAGAAAAAGCTAAATCTGCGATTCCTGTAAAAGGATTCCTGGATATAAAAGATATAACGATTCCTCAGGGAGAAGAATTGGTAAAAGCCATTCTGAAGCTTAAGGAAGAGAAAAATGCTGTAATCCTTGCCCATTATTACCAACCGGGAGAAATTCAGGATATCGCTGATTTTCTTGGAGATTCTTTACAGCTGGCAAGACAGGCAAAGGAAACCAACGCTGATATGATTGTATTCTGTGGGGTACATTTCATGGCTGAAGCTGCAAAAATTCTTAACCCAACTAAAAAAGTAGTTCTTCCTGATACGATGGCTGGATGCTCTTTGGCAGACGGATGTTCAGGAGAAGGTTTGAGAAAAATGCGTGAACAACATCCTAACGCTTTAATTGCCACTTACATCAACTGTAACGCAGAAACAAAGGCAGAAAGTGATATCATCGTAACAAGTTCAAATGCGGAAACAGTAATTGAAGCTCTTCCTAAAGACAGACCAATTATTTTCGCACCGGATAAAAACCTTGGAAGATATTTATCTAAAAAGACAGGCCGTGATATGATCCTTTGGGATGGAAGCTGCATCGTACACGAAGCATTTTCAATGGAAAGAATTGCAAAGCAACTTGCAGAGAACCCAGATGCAAAATTAATTGCACACCCGGAAAGTGAAGAAGCTGTTTTAAAATTAGCACACTTCATTGGTTCCACTTCTGCTCTATTGAATTATGTAGAAAAAGACGATTGTCAGAAGTTTATCATTGCAACAGAAGAAGGAATTCTTCACGAAATGAGAAAACGCGCACCACACAAGGAATTGATTCCTGCATTGGTTTTTGATGAAAGCTGCAACTGCTCAGAATGTTTCTATATGAAACGTAATACAATGGAAAAATTGTATTTATGTATGAAATATGAACTTCCTGAGATCCTTATCGATGAAGAGTTAAGATTAAAAGCACTGAAGCCAATTGAGGCGATGCTTGATCTTTCTAAAAGTATAAAGTAAACAAAAAGCACTGTTTTTATTACAGTGCTTTTTTATTTTTGTTTGGCCAGATGTATTAAGAAACTCCGCCATCCACACATTCCATACTTACAATTACACACGCTTTGCAGTATAAAGGAAGTGCCTGGTAAGCGCTGCATGGAGCATCGTTTGGCCCAGTTCCATAAGTTGTATGTTGTGGACATCTGCTGCAGTTTGATCCTATTGCACCGTTTACGTATCCAAGCTCTTTTCTGTTTAATTTCTTTAAATTTTTCATGGTAGTTTTAATTTTTTGATCTTGTAAAATAGTAGTTTGGCCTAGTGTCCGAAGTAATCAGAATAGTCTGAACCATAGCAATCTGCACTTACATCCACACAGTTTCTGCAATTAGGAGATAATCCCCAAAAAGCCATACAGCTATTGGTATATTCGGGGCCATCACCATAATTACCTCCTGTTGGACATCCTGCACAACCGGACATTCCATTACCGTTGATATTTTTTAATTTTATTCTTGATAATTTTTTCATACTGTAAAGATTTTGAATGATTTCAATTTGATTCAAATTACAGCATCGGAGGATAACATTTTCCACCAGGCTTTAGCCAACATCCCCATTTGCCTCCTCCCATAAAGCATACAAGTTGTTCACTTCCGCATGCTTCAATTTGAATCTGTGTTGCACCACC
Proteins encoded in this region:
- a CDS encoding SixA phosphatase family protein, yielding MKKLIISGLASMVVFFTGCERVSSQENQQAAVENRVANSANRTENPLGIPLPSEISSTETVCILLRHAEKENFGTDPNLTNAGKLRANELKRLLENVHIDNIYTTPYNRTKQTASPLAASKGITIKEYIPAATIAATQLFINSILAQNQGKVVVIVGHSNTVPDMVKVLSNNTLNVTISETQFDNIFITKNSSTAGSLFAVQKKYGQSTP
- the miaA gene encoding tRNA (adenosine(37)-N6)-dimethylallyltransferase MiaA, which produces MKNLISVVGPTGIGKTKLAIDLAKHFKTEIVSCDSRQFFKEMKIGTAAPSDEELAEAPHHFIGNLSVEEYYSIGQYEEDALKKLNELFQNHDTVILVGGSMMYEKAVIEGLNDLPEANVENQEKLQKMMEEEGVEKLQEILKELDPEYFEVVDIHNHRRLLRAIDVIWQTNRKYSEQIAVSQDTRDFNVIRIGIEAPREELYDRINRRVDIMMEKGLLDEVKGLEKFKGLTALNTVGYAELFKYFDGEWDLDFAVSEIKKNSRRYAKRQLTWYRKANDIYYLSLGYTQNDFNNLIEFLSIQNK
- a CDS encoding YicC/YloC family endoribonuclease; the encoded protein is MILSMTGFGRAEDVFEGKKITIDIKSLNSKSFDLNIKIPLRYKEKEFEIRKILNDRIIRGKVDCYVNIENLEESNDVKINKGLIDSYINELKNIASDAPDFEYLKMAVRLPDAITSRPDELTEGEWEALAKIVNAAVDRFEEFRKTEGSNLHEELNRNIQNIDKYLSEVIPFEEERIVSVKERYQKALKEFENVDETRFYQEMAYFTEKLDISEEKVRLTQHLKYYKEVMDNESFNGKKLGFISQEIGREINTLGSKANHAEIQKLVVRMKDDLEKIKEQTLNVL
- the gmk gene encoding guanylate kinase; translation: MDKVIIFSAPSGSGKTTLVKHSLETFPELEFSISCTTRQPRGSEVHAVDYHFLSPDEFRQKISENAFVEYEEVYTDKYYGTLKSEVEKIWNQGKVVIFDVDVKGGISLKKYFGEKALSIFIEPPSIEELERRLILRNTDDAETIKTRVEKAEEEMSYASEFDRIVINSDLDEAKKEIESLIKSFINN
- the nadA gene encoding quinolinate synthase NadA; this translates as MSTETLEKAKSAIPVKGFLDIKDITIPQGEELVKAILKLKEEKNAVILAHYYQPGEIQDIADFLGDSLQLARQAKETNADMIVFCGVHFMAEAAKILNPTKKVVLPDTMAGCSLADGCSGEGLRKMREQHPNALIATYINCNAETKAESDIIVTSSNAETVIEALPKDRPIIFAPDKNLGRYLSKKTGRDMILWDGSCIVHEAFSMERIAKQLAENPDAKLIAHPESEEAVLKLAHFIGSTSALLNYVEKDDCQKFIIATEEGILHEMRKRAPHKELIPALVFDESCNCSECFYMKRNTMEKLYLCMKYELPEILIDEELRLKALKPIEAMLDLSKSIK
- a CDS encoding bacteriocin-like protein; translated protein: MKNLKKLNRKELGYVNGAIGSNCSRCPQHTTYGTGPNDAPCSAYQALPLYCKACVIVSMECVDGGVS
- a CDS encoding bacteriocin-like protein codes for the protein MKTFKKLSRDQKKNISGGATQIQIEACGSEQLVCFMGGGKWGCWLKPGGKCYPPML